The genomic region CCTCGTAGAAGACGTTGTACGTGGGCAGCTTCTCCTTCGGCACCAGGCCCAGGACCTTGCCGCCCGCCACCACCGCGGCGCAGTTGAGGCGCACGCCCTGGTGGGCCACGCCCACGCCCACGATGCTCACCAACGGCAGCGCCGCGGTCTCCCTCGCGAAGCGCTCCAGCTCCGGCCACTGGTGGTCGATGAAGCCCTGCCACTGGACCAGGTCCTCCGCGGGGTAGCCGGCAATCACCTGTTCGGGGAAGACGCCCAGCGTGACGTCGTCCGCCGCCATCTTCCTCGCCAGGTCCAGCACCCGGTCGGTGTTCGCCTGGAAGGCGCCCACGGTGGTGTTGACGCTGGCGATGCCAATCTTCACGAGCCGCATGGTGCGTCGCTCTCCCTCAAGAAGGCGTGACGCCCCCGAGCAATGCGCGCATGGGGGGGCCAGGGCAAGCGGATGATGCGGCCCTGGGCCCCGAGGCGTTCAGTTCCCCCGCCAGGAGGGCCTCTGGCTAGTTCAGCGGTCCGCTGGGGCGCACCGGCTGCAACTGGCTCAAGAGGTCGCTCACGTCCACCAGCACCTGCTCCAGGCGGCGGCGCACGTCCAGCTCGCCCAGCAGCTCCTGGCGCCGTCCGGGCTCCGGCACCAGCGCGGACGCCACCACGTCCGCCAGCATGCCCCCACCGGCGCGGGCGGCCACCGGCAGCAGGCTCTCCGCGAACGAGGGCGGAACCCTGCCCGCCAGCTCGAAGACGGCCTGACGCAGCTGCTCCTCCTCCGGCCCGGTGTAGAGCGGATCCGCCAGCACCTGGGCGCGCACCTGACGGTAGAGCGTGTCCGGCGACAGCTCCTTCACCATCTGTACGCGGCTGACGCCCTGCAGGAGGATGTTGTAGCGCCCGTCCTCCACCTGTTCGTCCCAGACGATGACGCCCGCGCACATCAGGGGCTGCAGCGGCGGACGGCCCTCGTAGTTGCCCTCCCAGCCCGGCTCCAGCTGGCCCAGCGCCAGCACCCGGTCCGTGGCCAGGGCGTCCTTCACCAGCGCCCGGTAGCGCGGCTCGAAGATGTGCAGGGGAATCACGGTGTGCGGGAACAGGACCGCCGACGGCAGGGGAAACACCTTCAGCGCACCGGCGGCGCGTTCCACGGTTTCTTGTGCGGTCATGGTCACCCTTCCCCGTGTGTAAGCCCCCGGGGCATGGGGCGCATTCCAATCAGGCAGGCGCCCGGGCCCGGGGTCCCGGTGGCAAGGGCCCCGGGTTCCGCTAGGGTGCGCCCCCGAATGTCCTCTACCGAGCCTTCCTCCCAGACCTCCCCGGCCACCCCGGCCGCTGACGCCCCGAAGCTGTCCTGGTACCGCCGGCTGTACCTGCGCGTGGAGGCCGCCTCCTCCACCCCGCACGCGCTCGCCACGATGATGGCGGTGTCGGTGGTGGATGGCTCCGTCTTCCCCATCCCGCCCTTCGCGGTGCTGGTCCCCATGGTCCTGGCCCAGCCGAAGAAGTGGGTGCGCTACTGCCTGCTGGGCACCCTGGCGAGCCTGGTGGGCGGCCTCATCGGCTACGGCCTGGGGGCGTTCGTGGGCGAGGGCATCACCCAGCTGCTGCACATCGACCTGAACGTGCGAGTGGACCGCTTCGGCGTGTCCGGCACGGTGGGCGAGCTGCTGGGCCAGAACTTCTGGGTGCTGGCGCTCCTGTGCTCCATCCTGCCCACGCCGTTCAAGATCGTCGCCATCGGCAGCGGCCTGGTGTCGGTGCCGCTGGAGCGCTTCCTGCTGGCGTCCATCATCGGCCGCTCGGTGCGCTTCTTCCTGGTGGGCGGAGTGGTGCGCTTCTTCGGCCCCACCGCGCGCAAGTGGCTGCGCGTCTGAGCTGACTCAGCGGGCCTGGCCGCGGCGCGTACCGCCCACCGCCAGCTTTGGGGCGCTGCCCTCCAGCACCGCCTCCACCGTGGACAGCAGCACGTCCGGGCGCACCGGCTTCTCCAGCACCTGGAGGGCCACCGTCTCCACGAACGCGCGCGCCTCCGGGGATGACGCACCTCCGGAGATGAACACCATCCGAGACGCCAGCGCGGGCGCCTCCTGCTGGAGCCACCGGTACACCGCGATGCCGTCCATGCCCGGCATCTGAAGGTCGCACAGCACCACGTCGAAGGACTCGCCCGCGGCCACCTTCGCCAGCGCGTCCTCGCCGCGCGTGACGGTGACGACCTCGTGGGCAGGCTCCAGGAGCAGGCGCATGGACTGCGCCAGCCGGGGCTCGTCGTCCACGATGAGCACCCGCCCGCGCCGCCCGGAGGCCGCCGGCTCTGGAGTCTCCTCATCGCGCGCCACCGCGTGCAGCGACGGCGGGCTCCCCGCGCTCTGCACGGGCGCGGGCGGAAGGAGCAGCGTGAAGGTGGCGCCCTGGCCCGGCACGCTGTGCACGCTCAGTTCGCCCCCGTGCGTGCGGACAATCTGCTGACAGATGGCGAGCCCCAGGCCGGTGCCCTCGTCGCTCCCCTTGGTGGTGAAGAACGGGTCGAAGATGCGCGGCAGCACGTCCGGCGGGATGCCGCCGCCCGTGTCCTCCACCTCCACGCGCGCATGGCCGGACGCGTCCGTGCGGGTGCGCACGCGCACCTCGTGGCGGCCGGGGTCCCCTTCCGGGATGGCCTGCAGGGCGTTCACCAGCAGGTTGAGCAGCACCTGCCCCAACCGCGCCTCGCTGCCCATCACGCGCGGCACCGGTCCGAAGTCCTCCACCAGCCGCGCGCGCGAGCGCAGGGCGTGCAGCACCACGCGCACCGCGGGCGGCACCAGCGCGTTCAGGTCCACCAGTCCGCGCTCCGGCGCGCCCTCGCGGCTGAACACCTGCAGGTCCCGGACGATGAGGCGGATGCGCTCCGCGCCCTCCTGGGCCCCGCGCACGCTGGAGAGCGCGTCGCGCACCCCAGACGGAGGCTGCGCCCCTTCCGCCGCGAGGCTCGCCGCCAGATTCTTCCGGGCGGCCTCCAGGTTCAGCGCCAGGTAGGCCAGGGGGTTGTTGATTTCATGGCCCACGCCCGCGGCCAGCGTGCCCACGGCCGCCACGCGCTCGGCGGCCACCAGCCGCGCCTGCAGCTCCTTGGTCGCGGTGACGTCGCGGTGGGTCGCCACGAAGTGCGTCACGGCCTGGCCGTTGGCGCGCACCGGGGACAGCTGCATCTCGCTCCACACCCGCGTGCCGTCCGGCCGAGTCAGCGCCACCTCCGCGCGCAGCGAGCGCTCCTCGCGCAGCGCCTCCAACAGCCGCTGCCGGTCCCCGCCGTCGGCGGACGCCAGCAGCTCCCCCGGCTCCGCGCCGACGAGCTCCTCGCGCCGCCGGCCCACCAGCGCGCACAGGGCCTCGTTGACGAAGACGGTGTGGAGGCCGCCCGACTCGCGCACCTCGCAGATGAGCACGCCCTCGTGCACCGCGCGCACGGTGGTGGCCAACAACTCCAGCAGCTCCACCGCCTGGCGGCGCTCCGCGCGCGCCGCCGCGAGCAACAGGCCCGTCAGCGCGGTGATGCCGATGAAGAGCTGCAGCACCACCAGCCCCCGGTGCGGCAGGTCCACCGTGAAGAACGGGCCCAGCTCCCGCGCCGTGCCGGCGATGGCCGCCAGCGCGATGGAGAGCGAGGACAGCGCCGCCCCCCGCTGCCCGAAGCCCAGGGCCCCCCAGGCCATCAGCGGGAAGAGCAGGAACGTCATCGCGTGCGCCGCGGCGGAGCCCGGCCGAGGGAAGGCGAAGACGCCCACGCACACCATGACCGTCAGCGCCGTGAGCAGCAGCACCTCCCACGAGCGCGCCATGCGCCGCGGCCTGCGCAAGAGCAGCACCGGCGTCACCAGCAGCATGCCCAGCAGGTCCGCCATCCACCACAGCCAGCCGGAAGCGCCCCACTCCGCGGCGGGCACCACCCCGCCCAGCACGAGCCCCAGCGTGCCCATCCCCGAGCCCAGGAGCGCCCCCAGCCCCGCGCCCGCGCCCAGCCACACCACGTCGCGCACGCGGTGCAGCTCCCTCGCGCCCCCCATCCGTTGGAACAGCAGCGCTGGCAGCACCGCCTCCAGCGTGGAGCCCAGCACGACGGACAGCCCCACCCCCGGAGTCACCCCCATGGCGTACGCCACCGCGCCCGCGCCCAGCGCCACCGCGGGCCAGCGAGACACGCCCAGGAGCAGCAGCCCACCCAGGGCGACGCCCGACGGCAACCACACGGGACAGATGTGGCTCTGCTCCGCGGCCAGCGACAGGGCCACCCTCGCGGCCACCAGATACACCGCCGCCAGCGCGAGGACCTCCACGAGGCCCCGGACCGGGAACGCCGCCACACGGGCCTGAGGACGACCTTGGATGATGAATCCCCCCGTCCCTTCCAGGCCGTGACACCAGGGCCGGAGGAACATGCGTCATGCTAGCGGGGAACGCAGTGCGTTGCACCCCATCCGCCAGTACGCCCGCCCGGCGGGCAGGCGGTGTCCGGCAGGGGATGCAATGGACACACTTGGGGGCCGTAGGAAG from Corallococcus exiguus harbors:
- a CDS encoding LON peptidase substrate-binding domain-containing protein; translated protein: MTAQETVERAAGALKVFPLPSAVLFPHTVIPLHIFEPRYRALVKDALATDRVLALGQLEPGWEGNYEGRPPLQPLMCAGVIVWDEQVEDGRYNILLQGVSRVQMVKELSPDTLYRQVRAQVLADPLYTGPEEEQLRQAVFELAGRVPPSFAESLLPVAARAGGGMLADVVASALVPEPGRRQELLGELDVRRRLEQVLVDVSDLLSQLQPVRPSGPLN
- a CDS encoding YqaA family protein; its protein translation is MSSTEPSSQTSPATPAADAPKLSWYRRLYLRVEAASSTPHALATMMAVSVVDGSVFPIPPFAVLVPMVLAQPKKWVRYCLLGTLASLVGGLIGYGLGAFVGEGITQLLHIDLNVRVDRFGVSGTVGELLGQNFWVLALLCSILPTPFKIVAIGSGLVSVPLERFLLASIIGRSVRFFLVGGVVRFFGPTARKWLRV
- a CDS encoding ATP-binding protein: MAAFPVRGLVEVLALAAVYLVAARVALSLAAEQSHICPVWLPSGVALGGLLLLGVSRWPAVALGAGAVAYAMGVTPGVGLSVVLGSTLEAVLPALLFQRMGGARELHRVRDVVWLGAGAGLGALLGSGMGTLGLVLGGVVPAAEWGASGWLWWMADLLGMLLVTPVLLLRRPRRMARSWEVLLLTALTVMVCVGVFAFPRPGSAAAHAMTFLLFPLMAWGALGFGQRGAALSSLSIALAAIAGTARELGPFFTVDLPHRGLVVLQLFIGITALTGLLLAAARAERRQAVELLELLATTVRAVHEGVLICEVRESGGLHTVFVNEALCALVGRRREELVGAEPGELLASADGGDRQRLLEALREERSLRAEVALTRPDGTRVWSEMQLSPVRANGQAVTHFVATHRDVTATKELQARLVAAERVAAVGTLAAGVGHEINNPLAYLALNLEAARKNLAASLAAEGAQPPSGVRDALSSVRGAQEGAERIRLIVRDLQVFSREGAPERGLVDLNALVPPAVRVVLHALRSRARLVEDFGPVPRVMGSEARLGQVLLNLLVNALQAIPEGDPGRHEVRVRTRTDASGHARVEVEDTGGGIPPDVLPRIFDPFFTTKGSDEGTGLGLAICQQIVRTHGGELSVHSVPGQGATFTLLLPPAPVQSAGSPPSLHAVARDEETPEPAASGRRGRVLIVDDEPRLAQSMRLLLEPAHEVVTVTRGEDALAKVAAGESFDVVLCDLQMPGMDGIAVYRWLQQEAPALASRMVFISGGASSPEARAFVETVALQVLEKPVRPDVLLSTVEAVLEGSAPKLAVGGTRRGQAR